Proteins from one Triplophysa dalaica isolate WHDGS20190420 chromosome 6, ASM1584641v1, whole genome shotgun sequence genomic window:
- the si:dkey-6e2.2 gene encoding uncharacterized protein si:dkey-6e2.2, with protein sequence MSEERYVERNWTESETRALLRIRGNEELNRQISGTVRDSLIYGEITRLLRAQGINRSHRQVTNKLKTLRNKFRKIHEHHKNSGLGKVYWSFYDLCKSIWGTRRPANTSVPKSKNVKLEEPQSTSIEENRSTDIEVSISDDEETDITPKVTEPPRKKAKKDHIAESVGDEEAFHIQDEREYEERLRRETREEQKEERTSLMAMWKEMMEFQGNLLKEFIHHPSRPTSGPYHKHAHYNQGSSSFPNTSYTAPYDSPGMQTENESAISQEEEEEEEKFLPSEIPVIVDVASLKCTNDDQSNITMPLSPQPTQSTEKTDLQMSVLRRQEKVLQLQEEYYALKIKYLKDKMAGDQAQNDKS encoded by the exons ATGAGCGAAGAACGGTACGTAGAAAGAAACTGGACGGAATCCGAGACGAGAGCGCTGCTCCGCATCCGAGGGAACGAAGAGTTAAATCGGCAGATTAGCGGAACCGTACGCGATTCTCTCATTTACGGCGAAATCACGAGGCTCCTCCGCGCGCAGGGGATAAACAGAAGCCATCGACAGGTCACCAACAAACTAAAGACGCTCAGAAATAAATTTCGGAAGATTCACGAGCATCACAAAAACAGCGGCCTCGGTAAAGTTTATTGGAGTTTTTACGATCTCTGCAAGTCCATCTGGGGGACCAGGCGCCCCGCAAACACCTCGGTGCCAAAGTCTAAAAACGTGAAGCTCGAAGAACCCCAAAGCACGTCAATCGAAGAAAACCGATCCACTGACATTGAGGTATCGATCAGTGATGATGAGGAGACGGATATCACGCCGAAAG TTACTGAGCCTCCAAggaaaaaggcaaaaaaagacCACATTGCTGAATCTGTAGGAGATGAAGAAGCTTTCCACATCCAGGACGAGAGAGAGTATGAGGAACGGTTGCGTAGAGAAACCAGGGAGGagcagaaggaagaaaggacAAGTCTGATGGCTATGTGGAAGGAAATGATGGAGTTCCAAGGGAACCTCTTAAAGGAATTTATACACCACCCGTCCAGGCCCACATCTGGGCCTTATCACAAACATGCTCATTACAACCAGGGGTCCTCTTCTTTTCCAAACACTAGCTACACGGCACCATATGACTCACCGGG AATGCAAACCGAAAACGAAAGTGCGATCTCgcaagaggaagaggaagaggaggagaaatTCCTTCCGTCCGAAATTCCTGTTATCGTAGACGTTGCATCTTTGAAATGTACAAACGATGACCAATCAAATATCACAATGCCGCTTTCGCCCCAACCCACGCAATCGACAGAAAAGACAGATTTACAGATGTCTGTGCTACGCAGACAGGAAAAAGTGTTGCAGTTACAGGAAGAGTATTATGCACTCAAAATCAAGTATCTGAAAGACAAGATGGCCGGAGATCAGGCACAGAATGACAAGTCTTAA
- the pigu gene encoding phosphatidylinositol glycan anchor biosynthesis class U protein, with product MAAPLTFLLIVAVTIRAVLFRSSLAELISERVEVVSPLNAWKRVVEGLALLDLGVSPYSGDVFHETPLMIYFFHFMVDYAEIVFIIADCITAVALYLAIQTYNKNVFRKQKYALESDRYPLDSLELLRSPKEMFYIPLKVAMFYLLNPFTILSCVAKSTCGLNNAIIALFILCTLKGSALLSGIFLALATTQSIYPLTLFAPALLFLLQRLYIPVNLWRSSFWFFTSQYVFIYVGSVVVITGLSFFLLGSWDFIPSVYGFILSVPDLTPNIGLFWYFFAEMFEHFRLFFICVFQINVFFYTIPLSIKLKEHPVFLIFMQIAIISIFKSYPTVGDVALYLAFLPAWSHLYRFLRNIFLVSCVLLVCSALFPVLWHLWIYAGSANSNFYYAITLLFNVGQILLVSDYFYAYLRREHHLTHGLYLKKKDGTEATLVLK from the exons ATGGCTGCTCCTTTAACATTCCTGCTAATAGTGGCTGTTACAATAAGAGCCGTTTTATTCCGATCCAGTTTGGCAGAATTAATTTCGGAGAGGGTCGAGGTTGTGTCGCCTTTGAATGCGTGGAAACGAG TTGTGGAGGGTCTTGCCCTGTTGGATTTGGGGGTCTCGCCTTACTCGGGAGATGTGTTTCATGAA acGCCCcttatgatatatttttttcattttatggtcGACTATGCAGAGATTGTTTTCATA ATAGCAGATTGTATTACAGCAGTGGCTCTCTATCTAGCAATCCAGACTTATAACAAGAATGTG TTTAGAAAACAGAAGTATGCCTTGGAATCGGATCGGTATCCACTCGATAGTCTGGAGCTTCTCCGCTCTCCCAAGGAGATGTTCTACATTCCTCTCAAGGTTGCCATGTt TTATTTGTTAAACCCCTTCACTATTCTGTCTTGTGTGGCAAAGTCGACATGTGGACTGAACAATGCCATTATAGCACTCTTCATCCTCTGTACACTAAAAG GTAGTGCCTTGTTGAGCGGGATATTTTTAGCGTTGGCCACGACTCAGTCTATCTATCCACTGACTTTGTTCGCTCCTGCTCTACTGTTTCTCCTTCAG aGGTTGTATATCCCTGTGAATCTGTGGAGGAGCAGCTTCTGGTTCTTTACTTCTCAGTATGTCTTCATTTATGTGGGCAGCGTGGTGGTTATCACTGGACTCTCGTTCTTTCTCCTTGGCTCCTGGGATTTCATCCCTTCTGTTTATGGATTCAT TTTGTCTGTTCCAGATCTCACCCCAAACATCGGACTCTTCTGGTATTTCTTCGCCGAGATGTTCGAGCACTTTCGTCTCTTCTTCATCTGCGTCTTCCAGAtcaatgtctttttttacaCCATCCCTCTCTCCATCAAACTCAA GGAGCATCCAGTGTTCCTCATCTTTATGCAGATTGCCATTATCTCCATCTTTAAGTCGTACCCCACAGTGGGAGACGTCGCTCTCTACCTGGCGTTTCTACCAGCCTGGAGTCATCTCTACAGAT TTTTGAGAAACATTTTTCTGGTGTCATGCGTGCTGCTGGTGTGCTCTGCGTTGTTTCCGGTACTTTGGCATCTCTGGATCTATGCCGGCAGTGCCAACTCCAACTTCTACTACGCCATCACCTTGCTCTTCAATGTTGGACAG ATCCTACTGGTGTCGGACTACTTCTACGCATACCTGCGTCGAGAACATCACCTGACTCACGGTCTGTACCTAAAGAAGAAGGATGGAACTGAAGCCACGCTGGTGTTAAAATGA
- the osgn1 gene encoding oxidative stress induced growth inhibitor 1 — protein sequence MELHNKDTSSDDILPVVIIGNGPSGICLSYLLSGYTPYLSTDGCHPNPILHSKLSENPNLSLFDQDLEYLCEGVEGRSSNPVAVLFDALLLPDGDFGVDCPSPLRWRYEPERATPHLVLGKGPPGGAWHAMEGSMLTLSLANWMELPGLKLKDWMRDKRRNLRNDRATPAEIASYYQHYVSEMGLGKRFACGTTVTSVHRVALESGRTVWKIQGFQKRAKGGEEQKELEVPFSVYAENVVLATGTHDIPARLGVEGENLPFVCHSFWELEAAISSGRLDRASEPVLVVGAGLTAADAVLAAHHLNTPVYHAFRRSVTDPALIFNQLPKLLYPEYHKVHQMMIQQQHKEEGKVVILSNPPVTSPSDSTIPYTSYPGYLSFPNHRVVAFKSDGKCVLEGEGGQQATLQVSMVLVLIGAHPNLSFLSEHGRPLGLDPEEPISCRRNALDVDPYTYECSKEPGMYAMGPLVGENFVRFLKGGALAIACDIARKHKTERQSTTENSKTSLLVNQLTSCNLEA from the exons ATGGAGCTTCATAACAAAGACACAAGTTCTGATGACATCCTGCCTGTTGTCATTATCG GTAATGGGCCATCAGGGATTTGTCTTTCGTATTTACTGTCGGGTTACACACCTTATCTATCCACCGACGGCTGCCATCCCAACCCCATTTTGCATAGCAAACTGTCAGAAAACCCCAATCTGTCTTTGTTTGACCAG GATCTAGAGTACCTGTGTGAGGGTGTGGAGGGTCGTTCATCGAACCCTGTGGCTGTGCTTTTCGATGCCCTCTTGCTCCCTGACGGAGACTTTGGAGTGGACTGCCCCTCACCACTGAGATGGCGATACGAGCCGGAAAGAGCAACACCCCACCTTGTATTGGGAAAGGGACCACCTGGAGGGGCCTGGCAT GCAATGGAGGGCTCGATGTTGACGCTCAGCCTGGCAAACTGGATGGAACTCCCTGGTCTGAAGCTTAAGGACTGGATGAGAGATAAAAGAAG AAATTTACGTAACGACAGAGCCACACCAGCTGAGATTGCGTCCTACTACCAGCACTACGTGAGTGAAATGGGACTGGGGAAGAGATTTGCTTGCGGCACCACAGTGACGTCAGTCCATCGGGTTGCACTGGAATCCGGCCGCACCGTTTGGAAGATCCAAGGTTTCCAAAAGAGAGCCAAGGGAGGTGAAGAACAAAAAGAGTTGGAGGTCCCTTTCTCTGTTTATGCAGAGAATGTTGTGCTTGCCACAGGAACCCACGACATCCCGGCCCGTCTGGGCGTGGAAGGTGAGAATCTTCCCTTTGTGTGCCACAGCTTCTGGGAGCTGGAGGCTGCTATATCCTCGGGACGTTTGGATCGAGCCTCCGAACCGGTTCTTGTGGTGGGTGCTGGGCTGACAGCGGCAGATGCTGTTCTCGCAGCTCACCACTTGAACACGCCTGTATATCACGCCTTTCGGAGATCTGTGACCGATCCGGCACTCATCTTCAACCAGCTGCCCAAGCTGCTCTACCCGGAGTACCACAAAGTGCATCAGATGATGATCCAACAGCAACACAAAGAGGAAGGGAAGGTGGTAATTCTTTCCAACCCACCTGTCACTTCACCTTCTGATAGTACAATCCCTTACACCAGTTACCCAGGTTACCTCAGCTTCCCAAATCATCGTGTGGTTGCCTTCAAGTCTGATGGCAAATGTGTCCTAGAGGGTGAAGGAGGGCAACAAGCCACTCTCCAGGTGTCAATGGTGCTTGTTCTGATCGGTGCCCATCCGAACCTGTCATTTCTCTCAGAACACGGCCGCCCGCTGGGGCTGGATCCCGAAGAGCCAATTAGCTGCCGCCGAAATGCGTTGGATGTGGATCCATACACATATGAGTGCTCGAAAGAGCCGGGTATGTATGCCATGGGGCCACTGGTGGGTGAAAATTTTGTGCGCTTTCTGAAAGGTGGTGCTCTGGCTATTGCATGTGACATTGCACGTAAACACAAAACGGAACGACAAAGTACGACAGAAAACTCCAAAACAAGCTTATTGGTTAATCAGTTGACCAGCTGCAACTTGGAGGCATAA